A portion of the Celeribacter baekdonensis genome contains these proteins:
- a CDS encoding HlyD family type I secretion periplasmic adaptor subunit, with product MTQPDPKWSARRPVWLGLFFVALLICGFGGWALLARIDGAVVASGQVQVEQNRQAVAHRDGGEVAAVHVTEGAQVAAGDLLLELSPDEYLNEIAVLETQLFELLTRNARLEAERDGAAKIILSEALIDRMGTDPQVSRAVEGQKDLFAARQLTARAEISQLDKKRSQIEVQISGLEAQKLALSEEAALLQEDLTAQADLLTRGLTQQSRVIALRRDTVQLAADIGELETAQAQAQVQITEIDLQILKAGSDRREAAITELRDIQASVGRLREQVRGLTSKLDRLDLRAPVSGVVYGLKVFGPGAVVSPATPVLYIVPQDRPLIITAKISPVHVDRVYPGQPVRLRFSTFDRRTTPELIGTVTRVSPDAFIDEATRASYYSVDINITEEERARLPKGSVLIPGMPVEAYMSTGERSPLAYLTKPLADYFIRAFRED from the coding sequence ATGACACAGCCCGATCCAAAATGGTCTGCCCGTCGCCCCGTCTGGCTTGGCCTGTTTTTTGTCGCCCTGCTGATCTGCGGCTTTGGCGGATGGGCGTTGCTGGCGCGGATTGACGGGGCCGTGGTTGCCTCGGGTCAGGTCCAGGTCGAACAAAACCGCCAAGCTGTGGCGCACCGCGATGGCGGCGAAGTCGCCGCCGTGCATGTCACGGAGGGCGCGCAGGTGGCGGCAGGCGATCTGTTGCTCGAACTGTCTCCCGATGAGTATCTCAACGAAATCGCCGTGCTCGAAACCCAGCTGTTTGAGTTGTTGACCCGCAACGCCCGCCTCGAAGCGGAACGCGACGGGGCCGCCAAGATTATCCTCTCAGAGGCGCTCATCGACCGTATGGGCACCGACCCACAGGTCTCGCGCGCCGTGGAAGGTCAAAAGGATTTGTTCGCTGCGCGCCAACTCACCGCCCGCGCTGAAATCAGTCAGCTTGACAAAAAACGCAGCCAGATCGAGGTTCAAATCAGCGGTTTGGAGGCGCAAAAATTGGCCCTCTCCGAAGAGGCCGCTTTGCTGCAAGAGGATCTCACCGCACAGGCCGATTTGCTGACGCGCGGTCTAACTCAACAAAGCCGGGTGATTGCCCTGCGTCGCGACACCGTGCAATTGGCCGCCGATATCGGCGAATTGGAAACGGCGCAGGCGCAAGCGCAGGTTCAGATCACCGAAATTGATCTACAAATTCTCAAGGCGGGATCAGATCGGCGAGAGGCCGCCATCACCGAGCTGCGCGACATTCAGGCCTCTGTAGGGCGGTTGCGCGAACAGGTCCGGGGCCTGACGTCAAAGCTTGACCGGCTTGACCTGCGCGCGCCCGTCTCAGGCGTGGTCTACGGGCTCAAAGTCTTTGGTCCCGGCGCCGTGGTATCGCCGGCGACCCCGGTGCTTTACATTGTGCCACAAGACCGGCCTCTCATCATCACCGCCAAAATCAGCCCGGTGCATGTGGATCGCGTCTATCCCGGCCAACCCGTGCGCCTGCGGTTTTCAACCTTTGATCGCCGCACCACGCCCGAACTGATCGGCACGGTCACACGGGTGTCACCCGACGCCTTTATCGACGAGGCGACCCGCGCCAGCTACTACAGCGTCGACATCAATATCACTGAGGAGGAGCGCGCCCGACTGCCCAAAGGTTCGGTGCTTATTCCCGGCATGCCGGTGGAGGCCTATATGTCCACTGGCGAACGGTCGCCTTTGGCCTATCTGACCAAACCACTGGCCGATTATTTCATCCGTGCGTTCCGCGAAGATTGA
- a CDS encoding RidA family protein, with protein MSIDLMAKLADLGLTLPDAPAPAANYVPYVQSGAQLFVSGQISNGPDGLILGKLGADMTTAEGAAAAQTCALALLAQANAAVGGDFSKINRLVKLVGFVNSTPEFTEQPKVVNGASDLMVAVLGDAGRHARSAVSAASLPLGVAVEIEAIFELK; from the coding sequence ATGTCCATCGACCTTATGGCCAAACTTGCCGACCTCGGCCTGACTCTGCCTGATGCCCCGGCCCCTGCGGCCAACTACGTGCCCTATGTGCAAAGTGGTGCGCAGTTGTTTGTCTCCGGCCAGATTTCCAATGGGCCGGACGGGTTGATCCTTGGCAAATTGGGCGCGGACATGACCACCGCAGAGGGCGCGGCTGCGGCTCAGACCTGTGCTTTGGCGCTTTTGGCCCAAGCCAATGCCGCCGTGGGTGGGGATTTTTCCAAAATCAACCGGCTGGTGAAACTCGTGGGGTTCGTCAATTCGACGCCTGAGTTCACCGAACAGCCCAAAGTCGTCAACGGGGCCTCCGATCTTATGGTCGCTGTCTTGGGCGACGCGGGTCGTCATGCGCGGTCCGCCGTCTCCGCCGCCAGCCTGCCGTTGGGCGTCGCGGTAGAGATCGAGGCCATTTTTGAGCTGAAGTGA
- a CDS encoding glycerophosphodiester phosphodiesterase family protein has product MPDLPAAFLGAPIAHRALHDDNITRAENNFAAIDAAIAGGFAIEIDLQLSADGVAMVFHDYALGRLTTSAGAFALRKADELADVRFKTGEIGVPTLERVLDHVAGRVPLLIEVKDQDGAMGPNVGALERAAAAALSSYDGPVALMSFNPHSVAALAEVCPQLPRGITTCDWTNGEAGLIPSALRPPLRGIVDFDRVGASFISHQWSDLTAPRVAELKAAGAHILCWTIKSAEEEAQARQIADNITFEGYVPT; this is encoded by the coding sequence ATGCCAGACCTGCCAGCCGCCTTTCTTGGCGCTCCGATCGCTCACCGCGCCCTGCATGATGACAACATCACCCGCGCCGAAAACAACTTTGCCGCGATTGACGCTGCCATAGCAGGTGGGTTTGCCATTGAGATTGACCTGCAACTGTCCGCCGACGGGGTGGCCATGGTGTTTCACGACTATGCCTTGGGTCGGTTGACGACGTCCGCAGGGGCTTTTGCGTTGCGCAAGGCGGATGAACTGGCCGATGTGCGGTTTAAGACCGGGGAAATTGGCGTACCAACTTTGGAACGGGTTTTGGATCATGTCGCCGGGCGTGTGCCGCTTTTGATTGAGGTAAAGGATCAGGACGGAGCGATGGGGCCAAACGTGGGGGCGCTCGAACGCGCCGCCGCCGCCGCCTTGTCGTCCTATGACGGCCCCGTCGCCTTGATGTCTTTCAATCCGCATTCCGTGGCCGCCTTGGCCGAGGTCTGCCCACAGCTGCCACGCGGCATCACCACCTGTGACTGGACCAATGGCGAGGCGGGGTTGATCCCGTCGGCTTTGCGCCCCCCTTTGCGCGGCATTGTCGATTTTGACCGGGTGGGCGCGTCTTTCATTTCCCACCAATGGTCGGATCTGACCGCCCCACGGGTGGCTGAATTGAAAGCCGCAGGCGCACATATCCTGTGCTGGACCATCAAATCAGCCGAGGAAGAGGCGCAAGCCCGACAGATCGCTGACAATATCACATTTGAAGGCTATGTTCCGACTTGA
- a CDS encoding GNAT family N-acetyltransferase: MTEQIEISVSTTITEIAREDWDACAAPMEGRPDDPFVTHRFLLALERSGSVGPGTGWFPRYLMAKAAGDIIAVAPLYAKTHSQGEYVFDHAWAQAYERAGGDYYPKLQIAVPFTPVTGRRLLTRPGFEEVGQAALVQGAVEVAAQNQLSSLHITFCSDAEVDAGKAMGLMHRTGQQFHWDNAGYANFDDFLDALSSRKRKNIRKERAQAQRFGGEIVQLSGVQIEPHHWDAFWTFYQDTGARKWGTPYLTRAFFDHIHETMRDDVLMVLALDQGRPIAGALNFIGQNRLYGRYWGCTEHHPCLHFEICYYQAIDYAIAHGLSRVEAGAQGEHKLARGYLPNTTHSLHWIADPGFARAVDDYLVAERAAVDEETEFLTSYGPFKRTDREDDHD; encoded by the coding sequence GTGACAGAACAGATCGAGATCAGCGTGAGCACGACGATCACTGAGATCGCGCGTGAAGATTGGGACGCCTGTGCCGCTCCAATGGAGGGGCGGCCCGATGATCCGTTTGTCACTCATCGCTTTCTCTTGGCCTTGGAGCGCTCCGGCTCCGTTGGTCCGGGCACGGGATGGTTTCCGCGTTATCTGATGGCCAAAGCAGCGGGGGACATCATCGCCGTCGCGCCACTGTATGCCAAGACCCACAGCCAAGGCGAATATGTGTTTGATCACGCCTGGGCGCAGGCCTATGAGCGCGCCGGTGGCGATTATTATCCGAAACTGCAAATCGCGGTGCCCTTTACCCCGGTCACGGGCCGACGACTTTTGACCCGTCCGGGATTTGAGGAGGTTGGTCAAGCGGCTCTGGTCCAAGGGGCTGTCGAAGTCGCAGCGCAAAACCAACTCTCCTCCTTGCACATCACCTTTTGTTCTGACGCCGAGGTTGACGCGGGCAAGGCCATGGGCCTGATGCATCGCACTGGGCAACAGTTTCATTGGGACAATGCCGGATACGCCAATTTTGACGACTTTCTGGACGCGTTGTCCTCGCGCAAACGCAAGAACATCCGCAAAGAAAGGGCGCAAGCGCAGAGATTTGGCGGCGAGATTGTGCAACTGAGCGGGGTCCAGATTGAGCCACACCATTGGGACGCGTTTTGGACCTTTTATCAGGACACGGGCGCACGAAAATGGGGTACGCCTTATCTCACCCGTGCCTTTTTTGACCATATCCACGAAACCATGCGCGACGATGTTTTGATGGTTTTGGCGCTGGACCAAGGGCGCCCCATCGCAGGTGCCCTGAATTTCATCGGCCAAAATCGCCTCTATGGTCGCTACTGGGGATGCACCGAACATCACCCCTGCCTGCATTTCGAGATCTGCTATTATCAGGCCATCGACTATGCCATCGCCCATGGCCTGTCGCGGGTTGAGGCGGGCGCGCAAGGCGAGCATAAGCTGGCGCGTGGATACCTCCCCAATACCACCCATTCGCTGCATTGGATCGCTGATCCGGGCTTTGCCCGCGCCGTGGACGATTACCTTGTGGCCGAACGTGCCGCTGTGGATGAGGAAACTGAATTTCTCACCTCCTACGGCCCTTTTAAACGCACAGACAGAGAGGACGATCATGACTGA
- a CDS encoding 4a-hydroxytetrahydrobiopterin dehydratase: MTELLSNAARTEALAPLLATGWAETEGGTAISKRFLFANFIEAFGFMTRVAMIAEKMDHHPEWTNVYRSVEVILSTHDAGGLTEKDIKLARKMDKVAADD; encoded by the coding sequence ATGACTGAACTGCTCTCAAACGCAGCCCGCACCGAGGCCCTTGCGCCGCTTTTGGCCACAGGATGGGCCGAGACAGAAGGCGGCACTGCGATTTCAAAACGCTTCCTCTTCGCAAATTTCATTGAGGCATTCGGCTTTATGACCCGTGTCGCGATGATTGCGGAGAAAATGGATCACCACCCGGAATGGACCAATGTCTATCGCTCGGTCGAGGTGATCCTATCCACCCATGACGCGGGCGGATTGACCGAGAAAGACATCAAACTCGCAAGAAAAATGGACAAGGTGGCCGCCGATGATTGA
- a CDS encoding mechanosensitive ion channel family protein gives MIEQILNYPIYNGQTVGDYLSLEFLLGVGGSILGAVCLVVLGMLIAGWVARRIRGIGSKYEKLDNTLFNFLGNIARYVILAFTALIVLNTFGIQTTSIVAVIGAAGLAIGLALQGTLSNVAAGVMIILFRPFKIGDFVDVAGKMGTVKDISLNFTELADLSNVQVIVPNSQVWGNIITNFSTNQTRRAEWTFGVGYGANLKTAEEVIRTVIMSDPRSLSEPEPFIQVNNLGDFSVDFLVRVWVKSSDFFQYQADMKRQVKEALDEAGVDIPFPTRTLLNAAE, from the coding sequence ATGATTGAACAGATTTTGAACTATCCGATTTATAATGGACAGACGGTCGGGGACTATCTTTCGCTTGAATTTCTGCTGGGAGTTGGTGGCTCGATTTTGGGGGCGGTGTGTCTTGTGGTCCTCGGCATGCTTATTGCCGGATGGGTCGCACGGCGTATTCGTGGCATTGGCTCGAAATATGAGAAGCTCGACAACACGCTATTCAATTTCCTCGGCAACATTGCCCGCTACGTCATTCTGGCTTTCACCGCGCTGATCGTTCTCAACACCTTTGGCATTCAAACCACCTCAATCGTCGCCGTTATCGGTGCCGCAGGTCTTGCCATTGGTTTGGCGTTGCAAGGCACCCTGTCCAATGTCGCCGCTGGCGTAATGATCATCCTGTTTCGCCCATTCAAAATCGGTGATTTCGTCGATGTTGCGGGCAAAATGGGCACGGTCAAAGACATTTCCCTGAACTTCACCGAATTGGCCGATCTGTCCAATGTTCAGGTCATCGTCCCCAACTCTCAGGTCTGGGGCAACATCATCACCAATTTTTCGACCAACCAAACCCGGCGCGCCGAATGGACATTTGGGGTGGGTTACGGCGCCAATTTGAAAACTGCCGAAGAGGTCATTCGCACGGTGATCATGTCCGACCCGCGTTCGCTCTCTGAGCCAGAACCGTTCATACAGGTCAACAATCTGGGCGATTTCTCGGTGGATTTCTTGGTCCGTGTTTGGGTCAAATCCAGTGATTTCTTTCAATATCAGGCCGACATGAAACGGCAGGTGAAAGAGGCCTTGGATGAGGCGGGTGTGGATATCCCCTTCCCGACTCGCACATTGTTGAATGCCGCCGAATAA
- a CDS encoding NAD(P)/FAD-dependent oxidoreductase translates to MSHFIVIGAGQAGQSIVTTLRGQGFDGKITLIGDEPVPPYQRPPLSKAYLLGDVDLDRLYLRPLSYYDDETIDLRMGASVTALDPIAKTITVDGAPLSYDKLALATGSAPRLLPASIGGTLQGVYTMRTLADADAIEPEFKEGASVLIVGGGYIGLEAAAVAAKKGLKVTLVEMSDRILQRVASKETSDYFRALHQSHGVDLREGVGLETLVGETRVSAAKLTDGTTLDVDFVIVGVGITPNTQLAELAGLVLDNGIMTDRHSCTSNPDIFAAGDCASFPHMGHQMRLESVGNAIDQGAVVAKNMLGQEVEYTPKPWFWSDQFDVKLQIAGLSTGHDQVVIRETETTRSHWYYKEGTLIAIDAINDPRGYMVAKRLIEAGKSADPAMVADPATDLKALMRS, encoded by the coding sequence ATGAGCCATTTTATCGTCATTGGTGCCGGGCAGGCCGGGCAAAGCATCGTCACGACTCTACGCGGTCAGGGGTTTGACGGAAAAATCACGTTGATCGGCGACGAACCCGTCCCGCCTTATCAGCGCCCGCCGCTGTCAAAGGCCTATCTCTTGGGCGATGTGGATTTGGATCGGCTGTATCTACGGCCTCTGAGTTACTATGACGATGAGACCATTGATTTGCGCATGGGGGCCTCTGTCACGGCCCTTGATCCGATTGCAAAAACCATCACGGTCGATGGCGCCCCCCTCTCCTATGACAAGCTCGCATTGGCCACCGGCTCAGCGCCCCGGCTTTTGCCCGCCTCCATCGGCGGCACCTTGCAGGGCGTCTACACCATGCGCACGCTGGCCGATGCCGATGCGATTGAACCCGAGTTCAAAGAGGGCGCGTCGGTGTTGATCGTGGGCGGTGGGTACATCGGGCTTGAGGCGGCGGCCGTTGCAGCGAAAAAGGGGCTGAAAGTCACGTTGGTCGAAATGTCCGACCGGATTTTGCAACGCGTTGCCTCGAAAGAGACCTCCGATTATTTTCGCGCTCTGCATCAAAGCCACGGCGTTGATCTGCGCGAAGGGGTGGGCCTTGAAACCCTTGTGGGCGAGACCCGCGTGAGCGCCGCCAAACTCACCGATGGCACTACACTGGACGTGGACTTTGTCATCGTCGGCGTCGGCATCACCCCCAATACGCAATTGGCGGAACTGGCGGGGCTGGTATTGGACAACGGCATCATGACGGACCGCCATAGCTGCACCTCCAACCCGGATATTTTTGCGGCGGGCGATTGCGCCTCCTTCCCGCATATGGGGCATCAAATGCGGCTTGAAAGCGTGGGCAACGCGATTGATCAAGGTGCAGTTGTGGCCAAAAACATGTTGGGCCAAGAGGTGGAATACACGCCGAAACCGTGGTTCTGGTCGGATCAATTCGACGTCAAACTGCAAATTGCCGGTCTGTCCACCGGCCATGATCAGGTGGTGATCCGCGAAACAGAAACCACGCGCTCGCATTGGTACTACAAAGAGGGCACGTTGATTGCGATTGATGCGATCAACGATCCGCGCGGCTATATGGTGGCCAAGCGTTTGATCGAGGCGGGCAAGTCCGCAGACCCCGCGATGGTGGCCGACCCTGCAACCGATCTCAAAGCGCTGATGCGCAGCTGA
- the rsmD gene encoding 16S rRNA (guanine(966)-N(2))-methyltransferase RsmD, which translates to MRIIAGAFRGLALAAVGKGDLGAHLRPTTDRVRESLFNVLMGGKYDDPIIEARVLDLFAGTGALGLEALSRGAEHVTFVDDGRKAQSLVTQNIALCKATDCTTLMRMDATRLPANPDAPYDLIFLDPPYGKALGETAMAAALTGGWLTPRALIVWEDSADIIVPEALNLLDTRRYGETKINILEPK; encoded by the coding sequence ATGCGGATCATTGCCGGAGCGTTTCGTGGGCTGGCATTGGCCGCCGTTGGCAAAGGCGACCTGGGCGCGCATTTGCGGCCCACGACGGACCGTGTCCGCGAAAGTCTTTTTAACGTGCTGATGGGTGGGAAATACGATGATCCCATCATTGAAGCACGGGTGCTTGATCTGTTTGCGGGCACCGGGGCGCTGGGGCTTGAGGCGCTGTCACGCGGGGCGGAGCATGTGACATTTGTCGATGACGGGCGCAAGGCGCAGAGCCTTGTGACGCAAAACATCGCCCTGTGCAAAGCCACAGATTGCACCACCTTGATGCGGATGGACGCCACACGTTTGCCCGCAAATCCAGACGCACCCTATGATTTGATCTTCCTCGATCCGCCCTATGGTAAGGCTCTGGGTGAAACCGCCATGGCCGCCGCACTCACTGGAGGCTGGCTCACCCCGCGCGCCTTGATCGTCTGGGAAGACAGTGCCGACATCATCGTCCCCGAGGCGCTGAACCTTTTGGACACGCGCAGATATGGCGAGACCAAAATCAATATTCTGGAGCCCAAATGA
- a CDS encoding HAD family hydrolase, translating into MTPNLVIFDCDGVIVDSEPPLLDFLLTEFATYGLELSLHELETKYVGGTIYSTAQRAREAGASLPETWEAEAYPRIFEVLRAGVPLIPGIEAAFDALDAAGIPYCVGSNGPMEKMDVTLGAHPAVFTRLKGRIHSAHTHGVAKPDPGLFLIAAETMGVAPEACVVVDDSPSGCIAARRAGMRCFGFDPHGDGARLISEGAEHLADMHDLPRRIGI; encoded by the coding sequence ATGACCCCCAATCTCGTGATTTTCGACTGTGACGGTGTGATCGTTGACAGCGAACCCCCGCTTTTGGACTTTCTTCTGACGGAGTTTGCCACATATGGCCTTGAGCTTTCATTGCATGAGCTTGAAACCAAATATGTCGGCGGCACGATCTATTCCACGGCACAGCGTGCCCGCGAGGCCGGGGCCAGCTTGCCAGAAACGTGGGAAGCCGAAGCCTACCCACGGATTTTTGAGGTTTTGCGCGCGGGCGTGCCCCTTATCCCCGGCATCGAAGCCGCATTTGATGCCTTGGACGCGGCTGGCATCCCCTATTGCGTTGGTTCCAATGGTCCGATGGAAAAAATGGATGTCACCTTGGGCGCGCATCCGGCGGTGTTTACCCGTCTCAAGGGGCGCATTCATTCGGCTCACACCCATGGCGTGGCCAAACCCGACCCAGGCCTGTTTTTGATCGCCGCTGAGACCATGGGCGTTGCGCCGGAGGCCTGTGTCGTTGTCGACGATAGCCCCTCGGGTTGCATTGCCGCGCGCCGCGCCGGAATGCGCTGTTTTGGCTTTGATCCGCACGGCGATGGTGCCCGACTGATCTCTGAGGGGGCCGAACACCTTGCCGATATGCACGATCTACCGCGCCGCATCGGCATATAA
- a CDS encoding TRAP transporter substrate-binding protein: protein MNHLFKTASVAALVAATSTTSALAQEVTLRFQHFVSPNSGSPMYFMEPWAKKIEEESEGRIKIEIYPLMQLGGKAPDQYDLIRDGAIDGGWVIPGYQPGRFPEAEALELPFVTEKSGELASIAAWNFTQQHLMDDFKDVHVLAAHMHGEGLVHKKGTPVETVEDFKGLKLRAPTRTSTLLLEKLGATPVGMPVPAFPEALAKGVLDGGVITYEMAPSLKLDELTDSHTDVEGHQSFYNLYFIWAMNKAKYDSLPDDLKAVIDNNSGLMASEWAGAAYDQGDEDGVKVMVASGNPITVISKDETDKIKALGDEVIADWIIEMDGKGYDGAKLVADARSDMAAALNQHPWIDTYGASYHVIEK from the coding sequence GTGAACCACCTGTTTAAAACCGCTTCTGTGGCGGCACTTGTCGCAGCCACAAGCACCACATCTGCCTTGGCGCAGGAGGTGACGCTTCGCTTTCAACATTTCGTGTCGCCTAACTCCGGTTCTCCGATGTATTTCATGGAACCTTGGGCCAAGAAAATCGAAGAAGAATCCGAGGGCCGCATCAAGATCGAAATCTATCCGCTGATGCAATTGGGTGGTAAAGCACCGGATCAATATGACCTGATCCGTGACGGTGCGATTGACGGCGGATGGGTGATCCCGGGCTATCAACCGGGGCGTTTCCCCGAAGCGGAGGCGTTGGAATTGCCGTTTGTCACGGAGAAATCCGGCGAACTGGCCTCTATTGCGGCGTGGAATTTCACCCAACAACACCTGATGGATGACTTCAAAGACGTGCATGTCCTCGCGGCACATATGCATGGCGAAGGACTTGTTCATAAAAAGGGCACGCCGGTTGAAACGGTTGAGGATTTCAAAGGCCTTAAACTGCGCGCGCCGACACGGACCTCGACGCTTTTGCTGGAAAAACTGGGCGCAACCCCTGTGGGGATGCCGGTTCCGGCCTTTCCCGAAGCCTTGGCCAAAGGCGTTTTGGACGGTGGCGTGATCACCTACGAAATGGCGCCCTCACTGAAACTGGACGAATTGACCGACAGCCACACCGACGTCGAAGGGCATCAGTCCTTTTATAACCTCTATTTCATCTGGGCGATGAATAAGGCGAAATATGACAGCTTGCCCGATGATCTGAAGGCGGTGATTGACAACAATTCGGGTCTGATGGCCTCTGAATGGGCCGGTGCTGCCTATGATCAGGGCGACGAAGATGGCGTCAAAGTCATGGTCGCATCGGGGAATCCGATTACGGTGATAAGCAAAGATGAGACCGATAAGATCAAAGCCTTGGGCGACGAGGTGATTGCCGATTGGATCATCGAAATGGATGGCAAAGGCTATGACGGGGCGAAATTGGTTGCGGATGCGCGTTCAGATATGGCTGCGGCATTGAACCAGCATCCCTGGATCGACACATATGGCGCCTCTTATCACGTCATTGAAAAATGA
- the map gene encoding type I methionyl aminopeptidase encodes MDETHRGRITKDGIRIYEDADFAGMHAAGEIAAQILDEVGPLVVPGATTEEIDAFITRRVVELGTVSATIDYKGYKHASCISVNYVVCHGIPGAKIPGHKDDKLVDGDIVNIDVTVIKDGWFGDSSRMYFAGQPKKFAERLVQVTHDCLMFGIEQVKPGNTFDDIAGAIQEHAHKNRMSVVRDFCGHGLGRVFHAPPNVLHYVPMRRPGDSAPVLEEGMFFTIEPMINLGRPETKVLADDWTAITKDKKLSAQFEHSIGVTATGCEIFTLSPAGLFYPG; translated from the coding sequence TTGGACGAGACGCATCGCGGCCGCATCACCAAAGACGGAATTCGGATTTACGAGGATGCCGATTTTGCAGGCATGCACGCGGCAGGTGAAATTGCCGCGCAGATCCTTGATGAGGTCGGTCCGCTTGTCGTGCCCGGTGCAACCACTGAGGAGATCGACGCGTTTATCACCCGCCGGGTGGTCGAGCTTGGCACCGTGTCCGCGACCATCGACTATAAAGGCTACAAACACGCTTCCTGTATTTCGGTAAACTATGTGGTCTGCCACGGGATTCCGGGCGCGAAAATTCCGGGCCATAAAGACGACAAGCTCGTCGATGGCGACATCGTCAATATTGATGTGACGGTGATCAAAGACGGCTGGTTTGGGGATTCAAGCCGGATGTATTTTGCCGGCCAGCCCAAGAAATTTGCCGAGCGTTTGGTGCAGGTCACCCATGACTGTTTGATGTTTGGGATCGAACAAGTGAAGCCGGGCAACACGTTTGATGACATTGCAGGCGCGATTCAGGAGCACGCACATAAGAACCGCATGTCGGTGGTGCGCGATTTTTGCGGCCATGGTCTGGGCCGGGTGTTTCATGCGCCGCCAAATGTGCTTCACTATGTGCCGATGCGGCGTCCGGGCGACAGTGCTCCGGTGCTCGAAGAAGGTATGTTCTTTACCATTGAGCCGATGATCAACCTTGGTCGCCCAGAAACCAAAGTCCTCGCGGATGATTGGACAGCCATCACCAAGGATAAAAAACTCTCCGCGCAGTTTGAACACTCCATTGGGGTGACGGCGACCGGGTGTGAGATTTTCACGCTTTCCCCGGCGGGTTTGTTTTATCCGGGCTAA
- the sfsA gene encoding DNA/RNA nuclease SfsA, translating into MRFQTELISATLLRRYKRFLADVRLPDGREVTAHCPNPGSMMGLAEPGMRVWVEPNDDPKKKLKYGLRLVELAGAMVVVDTGVANKVVGEALRAGLIPDLIGEVHAEVKYGVNSRADFMILQNKSKIWVEVKSVTLSRETGLAEFPDAKTARGAKHLGELAARVAEGDRAVMLYLVSRDDCNRFAPAGDIDPTYAQAEAEARQAGVDIRVYSVVITPEQVRFDAGSFA; encoded by the coding sequence ATGCGCTTTCAAACCGAACTGATCTCCGCGACACTTTTACGTCGATATAAACGCTTTTTGGCGGATGTCCGGTTGCCCGACGGGCGCGAGGTGACGGCGCATTGCCCCAATCCAGGCTCGATGATGGGCCTCGCGGAACCGGGCATGCGGGTCTGGGTCGAACCCAATGACGATCCGAAGAAAAAACTCAAATACGGCCTGCGGCTTGTCGAGCTTGCGGGGGCGATGGTGGTGGTCGACACGGGTGTTGCCAATAAGGTGGTGGGTGAGGCGTTGCGGGCGGGTTTGATCCCGGATTTGATCGGTGAGGTTCACGCCGAGGTCAAATATGGCGTTAATTCACGGGCCGATTTCATGATTTTGCAAAATAAGAGCAAGATTTGGGTCGAAGTTAAATCCGTGACCTTGTCGCGCGAGACCGGCTTAGCCGAATTCCCGGATGCGAAAACTGCACGCGGGGCGAAGCACCTTGGCGAATTGGCGGCGCGTGTGGCGGAGGGCGACCGCGCAGTGATGCTCTATCTGGTGTCGCGTGACGATTGCAATCGCTTCGCTCCGGCAGGCGACATTGACCCCACATATGCCCAAGCCGAAGCGGAGGCGCGCCAAGCGGGTGTCGATATTCGTGTCTATTCTGTCGTCATCACGCCCGAACAGGTGCGTTTTGACGCGGGCAGCTTTGCATAA